The region TCCTGGGGCCCCGTCGTGCGCGCGTCCGGAGGCACCTCGGCGCGCGCGAAGGTCGCGGTCGCGCTCAGGCAGACCAGGGCCATGATCGATCGCCGAGCCAGCATCGCCAGACTGTAGGCGCGCGCGCGTCGGTGATCCACTTTTGCGACATCCGCCAACGGTTGCGCGCAGTTGACCGTGCCGCTGGGCCTGTGGTGATACGCCGCAGTCGCCATGCGCACAAGGTGCGTGCTAGGGTGCAACCAGTCGGCTCGAGCCGATCCAGGAGCCTCTATGCCCGGCATGGGCGAACTACTCATCATCCTTCTAATCGTGCTGGTCGTCTTCGGTGCCAGCAAGTTGCCCCAGATCGGCCACGGCCTGGGCTCGGCGATCAAGAACTTCAAGCGCGCGGCCGCGGGCGACGACGAGATCGAGGTCTCGAAGAAGGCGCTCGACGGCAAGAGCAGCAAGGAGCTCGGCGCGGGCGCCGACGAAGACGGCGAGTTCGAAGAGGTCGTCGTGCGCCGCCGCGTGAAGAAAGAGAGCTGAGCGCCAAGGCCGGACGGCGGCCAACGCTCACGGCGTTCGCTCGCCCGGAGGCCAGCGCTCACGGCCGGCCGCGTCGCCGGCCCAGCAGCTCGCGTGCGCTGGCGCGGACCGCGTCGGTCAGCTCGCTCGACGCGACGATCGCGGCCCAGTCGGCCGGCGCCAGGGTCACCACCAGGCGCAGCGCGACGTGCACCGGCGTGTGCGGGTTGAGCGCGAGCGCGCGGCGGACCCCGGCGCGCGTCGACCAGCGCCGGTGCTCGGCGACCAGGACCAGCGCCGCCGGCACCGCCGGTCGCGTCGCCGCGACCCGCACCACCTCGGGCTCGGTGAGCTGGGGGTTGTCGAGGAGGATCGCGACCACGTCGGGGTGCGGATCGCGCAGCAGCTCGGTGAGCGCGTCCCCGCGGGGCCGCCGCGCCAGCGCCTTGCGCTCACCCAGGGTCAGCGGGCGCCCGCGGTTGCGCAGCGGGCGCTCGGGCCGGAGCTGGCGATCGAGCTCGCGCCCGCTCGCGGTCGGCGGCGACGCGTTCAGGATCAGCCGCTGGAACGCGGTCGCGCCCGCGGCGTGGCCGGCGTCGTAGAGCGCGACCCGGACCGGGTACTCGAGCTCGGCCAGCGCCTGCGGCAGGCAGCCGACCGCGGCCAGCACCTCGGGATCGTCATCGCCGACGGCCGCCCGGGCCAGGAGCGCCACCACGGCCGCGACCGCGACCGCGGGCTCGGCGCCCAGGAACGTCGCGAGCTGGCGGATCTTCAGCGGCCGATCGGCGAACCGCCGCAGCCGGCTCAGGATCGGCGCGTCGGCGCCGTCGCTCACGCCCGGCGCGAAGGCCGGCCGGCCCGGCCCGTCACTCGTGCCCCTCGGCGTCGGCCATCTCCTCGAGCTTGGCCTCGAGCTCGGCGATGCGATCGGCCAGGTTGCGCACGTCCTTGTGCAGGCCCGAGAACGGCGAGATGCCGCCGATCGCCGTCCGGACCTTGCCGTCGACGCGCTTCTGCCACTCGTCGAGCGCGCGCTGCTGCTCGTTGACCCAGTGGCGGAACTCGCGCAGGACCACCAGCTCGCGCCGCCGCGGCGCGCCCGCCGGATCGCTCTCGTCGAGGTCGTCGACCTCCTCGGGCGCCGGCTCGTCGGGGTCGCGCTTGAACGGCAGCACGCTGGTGACCCGGCGCTGGGCCTCGGCGAACCACTCGCCGCCGTTCTGGATGATGTTGCGCATCGCGCCCAGCGGCATGAAGCTGCGCTGCTTCTTCTCTTCCTCGAAGATGATCTGCGCCAGCGTGACCGAGGTGAGATCCTCCTTGGTCTTGTTGTCGACGATCTTGACCTCGTCGCCGGCGCGGATCATCTCGGAGATCTGGTCGAGCGTCACGTAGCGGCTGTGCTGCGTGTCGTAGAGCTTGCGGTTGGCGTACCGCTTGATGACTCGCGCCTCGGCCATGGTGACTCCTCGAGGGCTGACCCTCTCCTCTACAGGTATCACGCGCCGCGGCACGGCGGCAACGCACCGCGGCGTAGGCTGGGGCTCGACAGGAGCCGTGGCCCTGCGCTACCCATGTCCGATGCGCGCTCACCTGGTCCTCACCGTCGCCCTCCCCCTCGCGGCCGCCTGTGGCGGTGACGACGGCGGCAGCCCCGCCATCGACGCCCCCGCGGCCTCGATCACGTCGGTCGCCTGCGGCGGGGCCACCGTCGCCGGCACCGTCACCGCCCCGGGCTTCGCGTTCGAGCCGATGGCCACCACCATCAGCGTGGGCCAGGTCGTGCGGTTCACGATGCCCGCGACCCACAACGCGGTGTCGAACACCGCGGGCCAGTTCCGCGTCGACTTCGGCGGCGACAGCTGCTTCCGGTTCGACACCGCGGGCACGTTCGGCTTCCACTGCGAGCCGCACCAGTTCACCGGCACGATCGTCGTCCAGTAGCGCGTGCCGTTCCCCGGCTTCGAGCTGGCGTGCGTCGCGATCGTGGCGCTGGCGCTGGCGGCGCTGGCGCGCACGCGGCCGTGGCGCGGCCTGCTGTTCGACTACGCCGCGCTCGCGGTCGCCGGCTGGGTCGGCGAGCAGACCTGCATCGCCTGGTACGACTTCTACCGCTACGCGCCGAGCTGGCACGGCCGCCTCGGCCACGTGCCGGCGCTGATCCCGATCATCTGGCCGCTGGTGATCCTGTCGGCGCGCGCGGTCGTCGACGCGGTCGCCCCCGGGCTGGGGTGGCGCCGGCCGCTGGTGGTCGGCGCGCTGGTGGCGTTCGACGCCTCGCTGGTCGAGGTGATCGCGGTCGCGGCGGGGCTGTGGGGCTGGGCCGAGCCCGGCCACCTCGACGTCCCGGTGCTGGGCGTCCTCGGCTGGGGCTTCTTCGCCGGCGGCGCCGACGTCGCGCTGCGCCAGCGACCGTCGCTGCGCCCGCTGGCGCTCCTCGGCGCGCTGGCCCTGACCCACGCGCTGATCGTCGGCGCGTGGTGGGCGCTGTTCCGCTGGACCGTCCGCGGCGACCTCGGCGACGCGTCGGTGGTGGCCGTCGTCGCGCTGGGCGCCGCGCTGGTGCCGGTCGCCGTCGCGCTGCGCCGGCGCGGGCGCACGCTGCCGCTCGACGTCGCGCTGCCGCGGATGATCGCCGCCAGCCTGTTCGTCGTCACGCTGGTCGTCGTCGCCGGCGCCGCCACCCGCCTGTGGCTCCACACCGCCGCGGTGGCCGTGCCCTACCTGGCGCTGACCGCGCTGCCGACGCGGCGCTGACCCGGCTGCGGCGGATGACCGCAAGCGAGCCTGGCCGGTCGCCCGCCCGCGCCCGCCGGCGGGGCGTATGCTGGCGCCACCGTCGGCGCTGGCGCCGGCAGGAGGTGCTCGTGACCCTCTCCTTCACGCTCAACGGCTCGCCGGTCACGGTCGAGCCGCGCCCCGACGAGTCGCTGCTCGAGACCCTGCGCGAGCGCTGCGGCGTCCACTCGCTCAAGGACGGCTGCGCGCCCCAGGGCCAGTGCGGCTGCTGCCTGGCGATCGTCGGCGGCCGCGCGGTCGTCACCTGCGCGATGCCGGCCGCCAAGGCCGCGGGCAAGGAGATCGTGACCCTCGACGGCGTCCCGGCCGCCGAGCGCCAGCAGATGGCCGACGCGTTCGTCGCCGCCGCCGGCCTGCAGTGCGGCTTCTGCATCCCCGGCATCATGGTGCGCGCCAAGCACCTGCTCGATCACACGCCCGATCCGTCGCGCGACGAGATCGCCCGGGCCATCGACGTCCACCTGTGCCGCTGCACCGGCTACGTCAAGATCATCGACGCGGTCCAGCTCCTGGCCCGGGCCCGCCGCGGCGAGGTCGTGCCGACGCCCCACCCCGACGGCGGCGTCGGCGATCGGGTCGCGCGCTACCGCGGCGCCGATCTCGCCCTCGGCGTGCGCCCCTACGTCGCCGATCTGCGGCGCGACGGCATGCTCTTCGGCGCGCTCCACCTGACCGCGCACCCCCGCGCCAGGGTGGTCCGCATCGACACCGCCCGCGCCGCCGCGCACCCCGGCGTGGTCGCGGTCGCGACCTACCGCGACGTCCCGGGCCAGCGCTGGTACGGCCTGATCAAGCAGGACTGGCCCGCCTTCGTCGCCGAGGGCGAGGAGGTCCGCTGCGTCGGCGACGTGCTGGCCGCGGTCGCCGCGATCGATCAGGCCACCGCCCGGGCCGCCGCCGCGCTGATCGACGTCGAGTACGAGGTGCTGCCGCCGGTGACGTCGCCGGCCGAGGCGCTGGCGCCCGGCGCGCCCCAGGTCAACCCGACCTACGGCAACGTGCTGTCGCACACGCGCATCCGCCGCGGCGACGTCGACGCCGCGCTGGCCGCGAGCGCCCACGTCGTCACCGGCACCTGGACCACGCAGCGCATCGAGCACCTGTTCCTCGAGCCCGAGAGCGCGCTGGTCGAGCCGGGCCCGCGCCCGGGCACGTACAAGCTCTACAGCCAGGGCCAGGGCGTCTTCGACGATCGCCGCCAGTGCGCGGCGTTCCTCGGCATCCCCGAGGACGATCTCGCGGTCGAGCTGGTGCCCAACGGCGGCGCGTTCGGCGGCAAGGAGGACATGTCGGTCCAGGCCCAGACCGCGCTGCTCGCGCACCTGACCCAGCGGCCGGTGCTCGTGACGCTGACGCGGGAGCAGTCGGTGCGCATGCACCCCAAGCGCCACCCGATCGCGATGACGTACACCGTCGGCTGCGACGCCGCCGGCGCGCTGACCGCGGTCAAGGCCGAGATGATCGGCGACACCGGCGCCTACGCCTCGGTCGGCGCCAAGGTGCTCGAGCGCGCCGCCGGCCACGCCTGCGGGCCGTACCGCGTGACCAACGTCTCGGTCGACGCGATCGCCGCGGTCACGAACAACCCGCCGTGCGGCGCGATGCGCGGGTTCGGCGCCAACCAGGCCGCGTTCGCGATCGAGGGCTGCATGGATCTGCTGGCCGCCCAGGTCGGCCTCGACGGCTGGGAGATGCGCTGGCGCAACGCCGTCGAGATCGGCGACACGTTCGCGTCGGGGCAGGTGTTCGAGAAGTCGGTCGGCTTGAAGCAGACCTTGCAGGCGGTCAAGCCCGCCTACGACGCCGCGCGCGCCGCCGGGGCCGCGGTCGGGATCGCCTGCGGCCTCAAGAACAGCGGCATCGGCAACGGCGCGGTCGAGTGGGGCAAGGCCCGGCTGGTGGTCGAGGCCGACGGCACGGTGTCGCTCTACAACGGCTACACCGAGATGGGCCAGGGCCTGCTGACGGTGCTGGCCCAGTTCGCGGCCGAGGTCAGCGGGCTGCCGTCGTCGGTGTTCCGGCCCAAGGTCGACTCGACGTTCGCGCTCGGCTGCGGCCAGACCACCGGCTCGCGCGCGACCTTGTTCGGCGGCAACGCCGTGGTCAGCGCCGCGACCAAGCTGCGGGCCGCGCTCGACGCCGGTCGCACGCTGGCCGAGCTGGCCGGCGAGGTGTTCGCGGCCGACGTGATGATCGACGACACCACCGCGCCCGGCGCCGACGTCGCCAAGGTCAAGACCCACACCTCGTTCGGCTTCGCGACCCAGGTGGTCATCCTCGACGACGCCGGCCGGGTCGCGCGGGTCGTCGCCGCCCACGACGTCGGCCGCGCGGTCAACCCCGACCTGTGCGAGGGCCAGCTCGAGGGCGCGGTCCACATGGGCCTGGGCTACGCGCTGACCGAGGAGCTGGCGTGCGAGGGCGGCTGGCCCACGACCCACAAGCTGCGCGAGCTGGGCGTGCTGCGGGCCCGCGACATGCCGACGGTCGAGGTGATCCTCGTCGAGGATCCCGAGCCCGAGGGCCCGTTCGGCGCCAAGGGCGTCGGCGAGATCGGCCTGGTGCCGACCGCCGGCGCGGTCGCCGGCGCGCTGGCCGCGTTCGACGGCGAGCGGCGCTACACCCTGCCGATGCGCGACGCGCCGGCGGCGCGGGCGATGAGCGTCGGCAAGCGCGGCGGGGCCAAGGCCGCGCCATGACCGCGGGCCTGGTCAACGCCCACACCCACCTGTACAGCGGGCTCGCGCCGTACGGGCTGCCGGCGCCGACGGTGGCGCCGACCTGCTTCGTCGAGATCCTCGAGCGGGTCTGGTGGCGGCTCGACCGCGCGCTCGACCACGCCTCGCTGCAGGCCGCGGCCGAGCTCTACGTCGCCGAGGCCGTGGCCGCGGGCACCGCCGGGCTCATCGATCACCACGAGTCGCCGGGGTTCATCGACGGCTCGCTCGACGTGCTGGCCGACGCGTGCGCGCGCTTCGGCATGCCGGCGGTCCTGTGCTACGGCGCCACCGAGCGCAACGGCGGCCGCGCCGAGGCCCGCGCCGGCCTGGCCGAGTGCGCGCGCCTGGCCCGGGCCAACACCCGCCCGCTGGTCCGGGTCGCGGTCGGATTGCACGCGTCGTTCACCGTCTCCGACGAGACGATCGCCGAGGCCGCCGCGCTCGCGCGCGAGCTCGGCACGGTGCTGCACGTCCACGTCGCCGAGGACGGCGCCGACGTCGCCGACGCCCGGGCCCGCGGCTACCTCGGCGTGATCGATCGCCTGGCCCGGCACGGCGCGCTGGTGCGCGGCTCGATCTTCGCGCACGGCGTCCACCTCTCCACGGCCGAGGTCACGGCCTGCGCCGACGCCGGCTGCTGGCTGGTGCAGAACCCGCGCTCGAACAAGGGCAACCAGGTCGGCTACCCGACGGCGCTGGCGGCGTCGGCGCGGGTCGCGCTCGGCACCGACGGCTACCCGGCGGTGATGGCCGACGAGGAGGCCGCGCTCCTGGCCGAGTCCGCCGCCCACGGCGACGATCCGATGCGGGTCGCCGCGCGCCCGACCGCCGGCGCCGCGCTCCTGGCCGAGCGGTTCGGACACCCGGTGCCCGCACCCGACGTCGCGACCGTCGCCGCCGCCGCCGCCGCGCTCGAACAGGTCCGCGCCCGCGCCCACGAGGTCGCGCCGGCGCTGTGGGCGCGCATGCGCGCGATGTCCTGAGCTCCGCCGAACCCTCCGCCGAACCCTCCCTCCGGCGGGGCAGGCCCCACAGGGCGGGGGCCCGACCGACGTACCGACAAGCCCTGAACCTCCGTCCACCGACGCGCCGCGCGTCGACCTCACCCTCACCGAGTACCCCATGAGCCGACCCGCCCTCGAGACCGAGATCGTCGACCGCGCCACCCGCGACCGCACCGTGGCCCTGTTCCGCGAGCGCCGGATCGTCCTGCCGACGCTGGGCGAGCTGGCCGATCCGACGACGATCCCCGCGAGCCACGACGCCGCGCTGGCCACGACCGACCCCGACGCGCCGGCGCCGGCCAACCTGTTCCGGGTCCACTGGCACAACGCCGGCGACCGCCGGGCCCGGATCGCGGTGCCCGAGCACGTCGTCCTGCCGCCGGCCCTGACCGGCGTCCCCAGCCCGATCGTGGTGGCGTTCGGCGATCACTTCCCGATGATCACCGCGCACAAGGTGCTGGCCGCGTACGGCTGCCTGGTGCCGCGGCTGATGACCGGCCAGTTCGATCCCACCCGCCACCGCGCGGTCTGGCCGTCGACCGGCAACTACTGCCGCGGCGGCGTCGCGATCTCGCGCATCCTCGGCTGCCGCGGCGTCGCGGTGCTGCCCGAGGGCATGAGCGCCGAGCGGTTCCACTGGCTCGAGCGCTGGGTCGCCGACCCGGGCGACATCGTCCGCACCGTCGGCACCGAGAGCAACGTCAAGGAGATCTACGACACCTGCGCCGAGCTCGACCGCGATCCCGACAACGTGATCTTCAACCAGTTCTCGGAGTTCGCGAACCACCTCGTCCACCTCCACGTCACCGGCCCGGCGCTGGCGCGGGTGTTCACCGCCGCCGCCGCCACGCGCCCGGGCCTGCGCCTGGCCGCGTTCGTCTCGGCCACCGGCTCGGCCGGCACGATCGCCGCCGGCGACTACCTGAAGGACCACCACGGCGCGCGCATCGTCGCGGTCGAGGCGCTCGAGTGCCCGACCATGCTCTACAACGGCTTCGGCGAGCACAACATCCAGGGCATCGGCGACAAGCACATCCCGTACATCCACAACGTCACCAACACCGACGTCGCGGTCGCGGTGTCCGACCGCGCCACCGACGAGCTCAACGTCGTCTTCAACACCGACGTCGGCCGCGCGGCCCTGGCGGCGCGCGGCGTCCCGGCCGAGGTGGTCACCGCGCTCGCGCACTTCGGCCTGTCGTCGATCTGCAACGTGCTCGCGGCGATCAAGACCGCGAAGCAGCTCGGGCTCGGCCCCGACGACGCGCTGGTCACGGTCGCCACCGACGGCGCCGCGATGTACGCGACCGAGGTCGACAAGGCCATCGGCAAGCGGTTCGGCGGCACCTTCGATCGGGCCGCGGCCGAGCGCGCGCTCGACCTGCACCTGGCCGGCGCCACCACCGAGCACACGCTCGTCCTGGCGCCGATCGATCGCGACCGCATCTTCAACCTCGGCTACTTCACCTGGGTCGAGCAGCAGGGCGTCGCGCTCGCCGACTTCGAGCGCCGGCGCGGCCAGGACTTCTGGCGCGGGCTGCGGGCGGCGGTGCCGATCTGGGACGACCTCATCCGCGGGTTCAACGACGACGTCGGGGTGGCGCCAGCGTCGTGACCGCGCTGCGCTGCACCGGCTGCGACCTCCAGATCGCCGCCGACGCGCCCTGGCCGTTCCGGTGCCCCCACGCCGGCGACGGGCGCGATCACGTGCTGGCGCGGGACGCGGCGCCGGCCTGGCAGGTCGCGGCCGGCCCGATCGCCGGCGACCCGTTCGTGCGCTACCGCGCGCTCGCGTACCCGTGGCAGGTGGCCCGCGCCCGGGGCCTGACCGACGACGCCTACGTCGCGCTGGTCGCGCAGCTCGACCGCGCGGTCGCCGCCGTCGACGGCCACGGCTTCGCGATCACGCCGTACCGACGCCTCGACGACGACCGGCTGTGGGCCAAGGACGAGACCGACAACGTCGCCGGCTCGCACAAGGCCCGGCACCTGTTCGGCCTGGCGCTGTGGCTCGAGGTCGCCGCGCGCACCGGCCTGGTCACCGACGACGATCGCGCCCGCCCCCTGGCGATCGCCAGCTGCGGCAACGCGGCCCTGGCGGCGGCGGTCGTGGCGCGCGCGCTCGAGCGGCGGCTGCGGGTGTTCGTGCCGCCGTCGGCCGACCCGGCCGTGGTCGCGCGCCTGACCGCGCTCGGCGCCGAGCTCGAGGCGTGCCCCCGCCGGCCCGACGATCCGCCCGGCGATCCTTGCTACCACCGCTTCCGCGCCGCGGTCGCCGCCGGCGCGCTGCCGTTCACCTGCCAGGGCAGCGACAACGGCCTGACCATCGACGGCGGCGTCACCCTCGGGCTCGAGCTGGCCGAGCAGGACGCCGCGCGCGGCGCCGGTCCGCTCGATCGGGTCGTGGTCCAGGTCGGCGGCGGCGCGCTCGCGAGCGCCGTGGCCCAGGGACTGCGCTGGGCCCACGACCGCGGGGTGATCGCGCACGTGCCCGCGGTCCACGCGGTCCAGACCGCCGGCTGCTTCCCGCTCGTACGCGCGTGGCGCCGGGTCGCGCGCGCGCTGGCGATCGCCCTGTCGGCGCCGGTCGCGCCGGCCGCCGATGACGCCACCGACGCCGACGGGGCCCACGCCGACGCCGCCGTCGCCCGCTGGCTGACCGCGCACGCGCCGCCGACGGCGATCGCCGCCGCGATCACCACCGCCGCGGTCGACCGCGCGCTGTTCATGTGGCCGTGGGAGCAGGAGCCGCGCAGCGTCGCCTCGGGCATCCTCGACGACGAGACCTACGACTGGCTGGCGATCGTCCGCGCGATGCTCACGACCGGCGGCTGGCCGGTGGTGGTCACCGAGGCCGAGCTGCTCGCCGCCCGGGCCCGCGCCGCCGCCGCCGGGATCCGCGCCAGCGCCACCGGCGCCGCGGGCCTGGCCGGCGTGGCGACGATCACCGAGGCCGCCGGGCCGCGCGGCGCCGACGCGCGCGTGGCGGTCCTCCTCACCGGAGTCGAGCGATGACCCGCACCGTCCGCGTCGCGCTGACCGAGACCTGCAACGCGTACCTCCTCACCGGAGTCGAGCGATGACCCGCACCGTCCGCGTCGCGCTGACCGAGACCTGCAACGCCTACCGCGGCATGCCCGCGACCGTCGAGGAGCTGCCGGCCCTGGCCGAGCACCTCGACCTCGTCCGCGCCGCCAACGTCGATCACCACGTCGCGCTGATCCGCGCGGCCGCGGCCCTCGGGACGCACGTCGTCGGCCTGGGCGAGCTGTTCACCGGGCCCTACTTCGCGCTCGGCCGCGACCCGATGTGGCGGGCGCTGGCCGAGGACGCCGTCACCGGCCCGACGGTGTCGACCCTGCGCGAGGTCGCGCGCGCCACCGCGCAGGTCGTGGTCGCGCCGATCTACGAGCTCGACCCGCGCACCGGACGCCGCTTCAACACCGCGGTGGTGATCGGCGCCGACGGCGAGGTCCTCGGCAAGTACCGCAAGACCCACATCCCGGTCGGCGCCAACGAGCAAGCGGCGTTCTGCGAGACCTTCTACTACGACGCCTCCGACGGCGACCTCGGCGCCTGGCCCGCCAACCGCTCGACCAACCCGTACTTCCCGGTGTTCGAGACCGGCCGGGTCCGGCTCGGCGTCGCGATCTGCTACGACCGCCACTTCGAGGGGGTCATGGCCGCGCTCGCCGACAACGGCGCCGAGCTGGTGCTGTCGCCGGCGGTGACCTTCGGCGCCAAGTCGCGGCGCATGTGGGACCTGGAGTTCGCCGTCGACGCCGCGCGCCACAACCTCTACATCGCCGGCTCCAACCGCAAGGGCGTCGAGCTGCCGTGGACCCAGCCGTACTTCGGCGCCAGCCACGTCGTCGGCCCCGCCGGCCTGGTGCCGCCGCTGCCGAGCCAGCCCGAGCTGATCGTCGCCGATCTCGATCTCGACGCGCTCGCCGGCGCCGATCCGTCGGGCTGGGACCTGGCCCGCGATCGCCGGCCGGCGATCTACCGCAGCTCCCGACGACTGACCTGGAGGATCTGGTACATGGCACCGATGACCACCCCGACCGGACGCCCCGCCGCCTGGACGCTGACGCTGGCCGCGATGATCGCCGGCGCCGCTGCGTGCAAGCAGGCACCGTCGAATTGCCCGCCGGTCACCGCCGCACCCGCCGCACCCGCCGCACCCGCCGCGCCCGCCGCGCCGACGCCCACACCCGCCGCCGCCCCAGCGCCCGAGGTCCCGGCCCTTCCGCCGCCGGCCAACGCGGTCCAGGCCGAGATGCAGCTCCTCGAGCGCGCGGTGCGGATAGCGGTCACCGCGGTCGGCCGCGATCAGCTCGCCGAGATCCCGCACGCGATCCACGCGGTCCACGAAGCCCGCACCGCCACCGAGCAGGCGCTCGAGGCCGGCGCCTGGAAGCCCGTGACCGGCACGGTCGAGGCGTTCGCGGCGGTCGACGCCGAGTTCCACACCCGCCTCGAGGCCCTGGTCGAGGGCGCGCTGGCCAAGGACCACGCCGCCACCGCGGCCGCGCTCGGCAACGTCCTCGCCGGCTGCCAGACCTGCCACGCCACCTACCGACCGACGCTGCGGACCAGCGCCGCGCCCACGACCGCGCCAGCGCCCGCCGACGACCACGCGCACCACTGACCGTCGACTACCCGCCCGCCACCTCGCGCACGACCTCGAGCAGCACGTCGGCGCCCGCGATCAGGTCCGCCGGCGCGGTGTGCTCGCGGACGTTGTGGCTGATGCCGCCGACCGACGGCACGAAGATCATGCCGGTCGGGCAGCGCGGCGCGAACATCTGGGCGTCGTGGCCGGCGCCGCTCGGCATCCGCCGGACGGTGTGGCCCTGGGCCCGCGCCACCTGCTCGACCCGATCGATCATCGCCGGCGCGAACGCCACCGGCTCGAACCGCGCCAGCGTCCGCTGCGCCACGGTCACGCCCTCGGCCGCGGCGATCTGGTCGACGAACGCGAACGTGTCGCGCTCGGCCCGCTGCAGCGTGGCCTCGTCGGTGTTGCGCAGATCGATCGTCATCACGACCTGGTTGGGGATGACGTTGACCAGGTTGGGCCGGACCGTCAGGTGGCCGACGGTCGCGACCTGGGCGCCGCCGTAGTCGCGGGCCAGCCGGCGCACGAAGCACGCGATCTCGGCGGCGACGTAGCCGGCGTCGGCGCGCATCGCCATCGGCGTGGTGCCGGCGTGGTTCGACACGCCGCCCAGCGTCAGCTCGGTCCACGAGATGCCCTGGACGCCCGTGACCGCGCCGATCGTGACGCCCTCGCGCTCGAGCACCGGCCCCTGCTCGATGTGCAGCTCGAGGTACGCGGCCGCGCGCACCGCGTCGACCGGGGCGGCGCCGGCGTAGCCGATCCGCGCCAGCTCGTCGCCGACCCTCGCGCCGTCGATGCCGACCGTGGCCAGCGCGACGTCGAGCGCCAGCGCGCCCTGGTGGACCGCGCTGCCCATCATGTCGGGCTGGAACCGCGCGCCCTCCTCGTTGGTGAAGAACCCGACCGCGATCGGGTGCCGGGTCGCGATCCCGGCCTCGGCCAGGCGCTCGATCACCTCGAGCCCGGCCAGCACGCCGTAGTTGCCGTCGTACTTGCCGCCGGTGCGCACGGTGTCGATGTGCGAGCCGATGATCACCGGCGGCAGGTCGGCGGTGCCGGCGCGGGTGCCGAGCACGTTGCCGATGCCGTCGACCGTGATCGCCAGCCCGAGCGCGCGCATCCACCCGACCACCAGCTCGCGGCCCGCGCGGTCGGCGTCGGTCAGCGCCAGCCGACACACGCCGCCGCCGTCGATGGCGCCGACCTCGGCCAGCGCGCCCAGCCGACGCCGCAGCCGGTCGCCGTCGACGCGCACCGCCGCGGTCACGACGCCACCTCGGCGACGCCGGCGTTGAGGTAGTTCACCGTCGGCGCGCTGAACACCGCCGCGTCGATCCAGCGCAGGAGCTGGAGCGGCGTCAGGTCGACCTCGCCGTCGGCGACGCCGGCCAGGGTCGCGACCGGATCGTCGGGGTCGAGCGTCAGGTCGAAGCCGGGCCCGACGTAGCGCACGCGCGCGCCCCGCGGCGTCAGGCTCAGCTCGCGGCCGTCGATGCGCCCGAGCACCCGGCGCTCGCCGTCGACCACCTCGACCGCGAAGCCGTCGTGGGTCGCGAACCGGCGCCAGTCGGCGGCGGTCCCGAAGAACCGCGGCTTGATCGCGTACGGGCCGCCGTCCTCGGGGCAGAACACGTCGCAGTTGCCGCACTCGTTGCAGAAGTCGGCGAAGTTCGCGAACTGCAGCGCCCGCTCGATCGTCAGCGCGCCGTCGGTGCGC is a window of Myxococcales bacterium DNA encoding:
- a CDS encoding cytochrome c → MTRTVRVALTETCNAYRGMPATVEELPALAEHLDLVRAANVDHHVALIRAAAALGTHVVGLGELFTGPYFALGRDPMWRALAEDAVTGPTVSTLREVARATAQVVVAPIYELDPRTGRRFNTAVVIGADGEVLGKYRKTHIPVGANEQAAFCETFYYDASDGDLGAWPANRSTNPYFPVFETGRVRLGVAICYDRHFEGVMAALADNGAELVLSPAVTFGAKSRRMWDLEFAVDAARHNLYIAGSNRKGVELPWTQPYFGASHVVGPAGLVPPLPSQPELIVADLDLDALAGADPSGWDLARDRRPAIYRSSRRLTWRIWYMAPMTTPTGRPAAWTLTLAAMIAGAAACKQAPSNCPPVTAAPAAPAAPAAPAAPTPTPAAAPAPEVPALPPPANAVQAEMQLLERAVRIAVTAVGRDQLAEIPHAIHAVHEARTATEQALEAGAWKPVTGTVEAFAAVDAEFHTRLEALVEGALAKDHAATAAALGNVLAGCQTCHATYRPTLRTSAAPTTAPAPADDHAHH
- a CDS encoding Zn-dependent hydrolase, which encodes MTAAVRVDGDRLRRRLGALAEVGAIDGGGVCRLALTDADRAGRELVVGWMRALGLAITVDGIGNVLGTRAGTADLPPVIIGSHIDTVRTGGKYDGNYGVLAGLEVIERLAEAGIATRHPIAVGFFTNEEGARFQPDMMGSAVHQGALALDVALATVGIDGARVGDELARIGYAGAAPVDAVRAAAYLELHIEQGPVLEREGVTIGAVTGVQGISWTELTLGGVSNHAGTTPMAMRADAGYVAAEIACFVRRLARDYGGAQVATVGHLTVRPNLVNVIPNQVVMTIDLRNTDEATLQRAERDTFAFVDQIAAAEGVTVAQRTLARFEPVAFAPAMIDRVEQVARAQGHTVRRMPSGAGHDAQMFAPRCPTGMIFVPSVGGISHNVREHTAPADLIAGADVLLEVVREVAGG